CCACCAACAGCTCATACAGGTCTGTGTATGgcaacaccaccaccaacagcACCAACAGcaccaccaccagcagctgGTACAGGTCTGTGTATGGCACCAACACCAACAACGGCACCAACAGcaccaccaccagcagctgGTACAGGTGTGGGTATGGCAGCACCAACAGCAACAGGAGCAaaagcaccagcagcaccaacCCCAACAGCTGCTACAGATCTGTGTGCGgcaacaccaccaccaacaccAGCACCAACACCAACACCTCCAACAGCACCGGCAGCTCCAACATCAACAGCCGGTACAGATCTGTGTGTGGCAACACCAACAGTGTCAACACCAACAGCATCAACACCAACACCAGCATCTCCAACAGCATCATCAACACCAACACCAACAGCTCCAACAGCATCATCAACACCAACACCAACACCAGCACCTCCAACAGCACCGGCAGCTCCAACAGCATCATCAACACCAACACCGACACCAACAGCTCCAACAGCATCACCAACACCAACAGCTCCAATAGCAGCCGGTACAGATCTGTGTGTGGCAGCACCAACACCAACACCTCCAACAGCATCATCAACACCAACACcaacaccagcagcaccagcagcaccagcagctccaaCAGCAGCCGGTACAGATCCGTGTGTGGCATCACCAGCACCTCCAACAGCACTGGCAGTTCCAACAGCATCACCAACACCGACACCGACACCAACACCAACACCAGCAGCTCCAACAGCAGCCGATACAGATCTGTGTGTGGCATCACCAGCAGCTCCAACACCAACACCAGCAGCTCCaacagcaccagcagctccaaCAGCATCCCCAACACCAACACCAACAGCACCGGCAGCTCCAACAGCATCATCAACACCGACACcaacaccagcagcaccagcagcaccagcagctccaaCAGCAGCCGGTACAGATCTGTGTGTGGCATcaccagcacctccagcaccaaCACCAGCAGCTCCAACAGCATCACCAACACCAACACCGACACCAGCAGCTCCAACAGCAGCCGGTACAGATCTGTGCGCGGCAGCACCGGCAGCTCCTACAAATCTGTGCACAGCAGCTCCAACACCGGGGGGACCAACGGCCCCGGGGAGGGGTAACGATGTGCCACAGGTACcggggggtgggggtgggggggtcTGCAGCCCTTTGGGGGTGGGGGGCAAAGGAGCTCAGGGTCTTGGGGCCATGAGGTCGTAGGGTCACGGGGCATAGGGCTGGAAAGGCCCTACAGGATCGTGTGGCCCAACCTTCCCACTGACTGCCCGGGTCTGGTAGCTCCTCGGCCATAGGGAGACCCAGAGGGGACAGTGGGACCCCATAAGGGACAGTGGGACCCCATAAGGGACAGTGGGACTCCAGAGGGGACAGT
Above is a genomic segment from Meleagris gallopavo isolate NT-WF06-2002-E0010 breed Aviagen turkey brand Nicholas breeding stock unplaced genomic scaffold, Turkey_5.1 ChrUn_random_7180001949041, whole genome shotgun sequence containing:
- the LOC104916832 gene encoding uncharacterized protein DDB_G0271670-like yields the protein NSSYRSVYGNTTTNSTNSTTTSSWYRSVYGTNTNNGTNSTTTSSWYRCGYGSTNSNRSKSTSSTNPNSCYRSVCGNTTTNTSTNTNTSNSTGSSNINSRYRSVCGNTNSVNTNSINTNTSISNSIINTNTNSSNSIINTNTNTSTSNSTGSSNSIINTNTDTNSSNSITNTNSSNSSRYRSVCGSTNTNTSNSIINTNTNTSSTSSTSSSNSSRYRSVCGITSTSNSTGSSNSITNTDTDTNTNTSSSNSSRYRSVCGITSSSNTNTSSSNSTSSSNSIPNTNTNSTGSSNSIINTDTNTSSTSSTSSSNSSRYRSVCGITSTSSTNTSSSNSITNTNTDTSSSNSSRYRSVRGSTGSSYKSVHSSSNTGGTNGPGEG